TCAACGGAAGCGGCTCAGGGCCGGGTCCCCAGTGTCCTGCTTGGGCAGCCGATAGATCTCGGCCAGCCGGTCCAGGCTGGGCATGCCGTTGGCGGTCTTCACCGCGCCGGCCTCGGTCTTGTAGAAGGTGGTTGGCGTGCCCTGCACGCCGAGCTCCTGCATGAGCTCCGTGTTGGCGCGAACCTTCTCCGCAGCCGGCCCATCGGTGCTTTCCAGGGGCTCGATACCGCCCTGGTCGAAGGCCTGCTCGTGGCGGCGGATGGCGGCGGCGGAATCCTCCGCGCGGAGGATGGCGGCCGACTTGCCGAGACTGGAGCTCCGCAGCACCGCCACGGGCAGGTACCGCACCTGGAGGCCCTCCTCGTAGTAGGGCACCGTGGCCTTCCACAGGGCGTGGCAATAGGGGCAGTTGGGGTCGGTGAAGACGTAGACCACCCGCTCGGGATCCTCGGCGCCGGCGGCCACCCAGCTGGCCTCCTCCAGCTTACCCCACGCCGCCCCGAAATCGGGCTTCGGCATGTGCGCGTCGAGGTGCTTCTGGGTCAGGTTGCTGCCGTCCGCCCCCAGCATGGTGCCGGCCAGGACCTGCTGACCGTCGGGCGTGGCGTACAGGATCACCTCGCGGCCGCCGGCCCGGGCGGCATAGCCGGTCAGGTTGCCCGGGGCGTCGAAGCGGTTGACGATGTGCAGCCCCTGGTCCTTCAGGGCCTGGACCGCGGGGGGCAGGTCCCCCGGCGGTTCGGCGGCGGCCGGCGATACCAGCGCCCCGGCCAGGAGCAGAAGCGCGGCGCGGCCAATGACGGCGGGGCCGCGAGCGTAACGAAAGCGTCTAGGCATGAAGCACCTCGTTGATGACCTGGGCCCGGGGCTCAGGGTGCGGTGATGCGGTCCAGCTGGTCCTGGAGGGCCGCCCGGGAGATCTCCCCCACGTGGGAGGCCACCAGCTTGCCCCGCCCATTATAGAACAGGGTGGCGGGCAGGCCCGCGGCACCGAAATGGGCGGCCAGGCGCCGCTCATGATCCAGGAAAACGGCGCGCGGAGCCAGCTCGAAGCGCCCGATGAAATCCGCCACTTTCCGCCGCGCCTCACCCTGGTTCACGAAGGCGAAGGCCACCTCCTCGCGGGCACGGGCGGCATCGGCCAGACGTGGCATCTCGCGGCGGCAGGGCGGGCACCAGCTTGCCCAAAGGTTCACCACCACCGGCCCCCCGTCCGCACCGCCCAGCGGCCGGGAGCCGCCCGCCAGGGTGGGCAGGGGCTCCGGGGGCAGCTCCGGCGCGGAGCCGGCGTCCATCCAGTCCTGGGCGGCCGTGAGCAAGAGCCAAAGGGCCAGCCCGGCGGCGAGCGGAATCTGGGCCCGAACCTGCCGCTCCCGCGTGCCGCGGAACCGCCACAAAGCGAACAGCGCCGCCGCGAAAACGCCCCAGGGCAGGGCGAACCCGCCCTGCCAGAAGAACAGGACGCTCCAAGGCTCGGCGGCGTACGCCTCCAGGTGGGTGAGCACATACCCGAGCCGTGCGGCCACACCGCCCACCAGGATGGCCTGCATCCCCCAGTCCCCCAGCCCCGGGTCGCGGCGCCGCAGCAGGGCGCTCACCAGCAGCACCGCGGCCAGCCCCAGCAGGGCGAACAGGCGGGCATGGGCCAGCGTGAAGGGACCAAGGCTTACAGCGTTCATGGCGCCTCCGGGCCGGGCTTCAATACCGGAACCCCAGCCGGACGGTGTGGAAATTGATGCCGGGATTGGGGGAGCTCAGGTTGGCATTGGAGGTATGGGAGTACCAGTACACCACCTCCCAGCGTTTCGTACTGCCCAACCGGACGCCCAGTCCCGCATGACTGCGGAACTGCAGCTTGCTTCCCAGATCCAGGTCACCGATGCGGGTATCCGACAGATACATGGGGCCGCTCCCCGCTTCGAGGAACAGCCTGCCCCACGGCAGGTAGTGCAGCTGAAACAGCAGCCGCACCCCCGTCTCGTTGAGCGCCAGATTCTGCCCTTCCCCGGCGTTCCAGGTGCGGATGGCGCCCACGGTCAGCTCTCCGTAGGGCACGAGCGCCCACTGCCCGAACCGGGCCCGAGGCAGGGACCAGCGCCCGCTCAGGTTGAAGCGCCGGGCATCCACGGCCCGGGGGTCCACCCGGCTGGTGTCGCTGGTCCCCACTTCCAGGCCGATCCAGCGTTCAGCCGCGGCGGCCGGGGCGGCCAAGCTCCCGCCGACGATCAGGACCGCCAGAGCCCGGAGGCCGGACCAGCCGCTTCCCGTTCGGATTCGCCGCACCACCTCCTCCCTCCTGGGACGCGGGCGTCCCTGCTACCCGAAATCCCGATCCGGCGTCCCGCCCGCCTAGGGGAGAGCACCAGCCGGGTTCCATGCGCTCCCACCGTCCGGCGAGAATAAAGGCTTCGGAATCGCATCCCCAGCCACTCCCACCGGCGCAGGAGCATCCCATGAGCGAATCGCAGCTGGACCAACGGACCATCCTCATCACCGGCGGTTCCCGCGGCATCGGCTACCATACGGCCGCCCGGGCCCTCGAGGCGGGCGCCCGGGTGCTCATCGGCGCCAAGCATCCGGAATCCCTGGAGCAGGCCCGCGCGGAGCTGCATGGCCACGGGGAGCTGGCGGCCAAGGCCGTGGATGTCAGCGATTACGCATCCATGGGGGCCTTCATCGAGGAGGGGCTCAACCGCTTCGAGCGGGTGGACGCCCTCGTCAACGATGCGGGCGTGGCCTGGTCGGGATCCTTCGCGGAGATGCCCCGGGAAGCGATCGACGCCGCGGTGGACGTGAACGTGCGCGGTGTCCTGTACGGCTGCCGGTTGGCGCTCCCCCATCTGATGGAATCCGGCGGCACCATCGTCAACCTCTCCTCGGGCGCCGGACGCACGGGCATCCCCGGGCTGGCGGCCTACTCCGCCTCCAAGTTCGCCGTCTGCGGCCTCACCGAGGCCCTGGCCGCGGAGGCCGGAGACTTCGGCGTGGATGTCTACGCCGTCTGCCCCGGCCGGGTGGCCACGGAGATGCAGGAGCGGGTCTCCGGGAAGCGCCAGGGCCTGCCGCCGGAGCGGGTGGCGGAGGCCATACTGAGCCTGCTCGGCCCCAGGCCGCCCATCCGCCCCGGGGAGTGCCTGGAGCCCCGCTAGCCGGGACCCCGTTCCGCGCCGGGGCTGCTGCGTTTTATAACAGAATCGGGGCCGGATCAGCCATCCGGATCCGTGGCGGGCCCTTCGAGGAGACGGTCCCGATCGCGCCGCAGCACCAGTACCGCCGCGGCCACGCATTCCAGGCCGAAGGGCAGGTAACCGGCGTAGCCCAGTGCCGGCATGGCGAACAAATGGAAGCGATCCACGTACGGCACGGTGTATTCCCAGCGCGCCAGGCTGCCCCAGTTCCAGAGCTCCCAGAAGAAGCCGCAAACCAGGCCCGCTAGGGCGGCCCGCCACATGGGCCGCCAGTCCCCTTCCACCAGGACCCCGAGCAGGGAGCGCTCTCCCGCCAGCTCCTGGACGCCAACCAGCATCAGCAGCGGGGCGACCCAGAGCAGTGGGAACAGCATCTCCGGGAGCACGCCGATGCCGAACAGGCCCACGCCACCGCCGGCTACCAGGGCCGCCGCCGCGGGCCGGTGCAGATGGGCCGCCAGCTCCGGCATGCGATCCAGACCCGCCTCCAGCCTGGGGAAAGTGGCCAGCAGGTCCCGCACCCCGAGGACCGCCGGCAGCACGGTGGCGAAGGGCAGGCTGGACAGCAGGAAGCGGGACCAGCCCGTCTGCTCTCCGGTACCCTGGTAGTGCCAATTGCTGGCGAACTGGTTGAGGAACTCGAAGGTCCACCAGAAGGCCGCGCTGAGCGGGAACAGCAAGAGGAAGGAGGCCGGATGGCATACCGGCAAGGCGCGCCCGGTGCGCACCTGGACCAGGCCGTGCACCACCAGCACGAAGCCCAGCCACAGCGGTGTGAAGGTCTGCCGCCGCAATCCGTCCCAGGATTCCGGCGCGCCCCAGGCCACCGTCCAGGAAAGTGCGACCAGCGCCACGCCCGCCCAGCCCCACCACGGGAAGGGCTGGCCCCGGGAAATGAAGTGGCGCGGCGCCGCCCCGAGGATCCGGATCAGGAAGGGCGCCAGGGCCGCCGCCACCAGGGCGGCGATGACCGCGAACACCGGCCAGGAAAAAGCCGGAGCATCCCCGCCGCCGGGCTCGGGAGGCCATTCCAGATACCCCCCCAGGGCCCGCCCCGCCGTTCCCGCACCCGCGAGCGGCAGCCCGAGGATCAGCAACAGCAGCCCCCCGATCCGGGCGGCCTGCGGGCGGAATGCCTCTTCCTTCGCAGCGGAACCGGGAAACGGCAGTATGGGCAAGGGAGACTCCTCTGATGCGCGTACCGGGAGCCGGGGAAGTAGCGCCCTGGATACCGGGCACCGACGGCATGCGGCCCCGTTCTACGTCAGCATGCTCGACGCCGAGCTCGGGGGTCCATGGAGACGCATACGGCCCGGTCAAGTGGAGAAGCTCCCACCAGCACCGCCAAGGGGATCCCGGCCGGAGCGCGGTGCCGGGACCGGAATCCCGCCCCTTCCTGCCGGCGCGGAACATGGACAAGCACCTGAGCCTTCCGGCCACCTGAAATTCGGGCCCTCCCCCGGACGGCCAGTCCTTCTCCCGGGAGTCCCCGGGCCCGAGCGTGAAATTCAATCCGTAAGCCGCTCGTCGGCCTCCGCCTCCGCCTCGGCCAGCCAGGCCGCCCAGTAGCGGCCCGCCCGCTTACGAAAGGCCTTCGGCTTCTCGGCGTACACCCGTCTGCCCAGGGCCAGCGCCTCGCGCTGCAGCTCCCGCTGGCGGCCCGCCAGGAGGTGGTCCACGGCCTCGGGGGATCCCATGGTTTCAGGCAGGGCCGGGCCCTCCCGCAGGGAGTCGCGCAGCACCGCCAGGTCGTGGTCGTCGCCGAGCAGATCGGACAGGTGGTCCAGGGCGGCCTCGCGGGCGGCGAGCCCCTCCGGCCAGGCATCCACCACCAGCCGCAGGTGGTACCAGTGGTCCTTGACCCGCTTGCGCCACTCGTGGAGGAGGCCCGGCCCCGGATCCTCGCGCATCCGCTTCCACAGATCGCGCCCCCGTCCGTAGCTGATCTCCAGCCCCTCCGCCAACGGCTCGAAGCCCCGGCCGGGCAGCACCCAGTCCGCCATCTCGTCCTCGAGGGCTTCCAGACGCTCGGCCACCGCCGGCACGGTTGCGGGATCGTGCCCGGACCGGGCGGCATCCTTGCGGCGCACCAGCTCTTCCCAGAGGGCGTGCGCCGCCTCCGGGCCGAGGGCCGGAGCCGCCTTGTCCAGGGCCTCCAGCATGGCATCCTGGTCGCGAAGGGGAGAGAGCGTTCGGCCCGCATCGCGAAGGACCTCGTTGGCGGGCCGGCGGCGCTTGCCCAGCGGCCCCCGGGCGAGACGCAGCACCGACCGGGCCTTCTTCAGATGCTTGCGCGCCGAATGGATGTCCTCGGGAGTGTGGCCGCCGTCGCGCAGGTCGGCGACGGCACCCCGCACCTCGTCGCGGAGGACCCGGAGCAGCTCCGTTCCGGTCTGATCCGGGGTGGTGAGCATATAGGCCATGGGCCTCCTCCTCGATGCGGGCGCTCCGAGCGCCCGTGCCTGAAAATCGGGCTGTTTCGGATTTAGAGCCCCCAACCCGGCCCCGGGGTTCCCGAGGCCGGGCCAGGAGCGGATATGGCGGAGGGAAGCGCGGATCGCCGGGCGTTCTTCAATCAGCCCCACGTGGCCTATTTCTCCATGGAGATCGCCCTCGCCAACGGCATCCCCACCTACAGCGGCGGATTGGGCATCCTGGCCGGGGACACCATCCGCACCGCGGCGGACATGGCCCTGCCCCTGGTGGCGGTAACGCTGGTCAGCCGGCGGGGCTACTTCCGCCAGGAGCTCTCCCCGGAGGGAGAGCAGATCGAGCATCCCGACCCCTGGGCGCCGGAGGAGCGGCTGCGCAAGCTGCGCGCCATGGTGGCGGTGCCCATGAACGGCCGCGACGTCTGGGTGCAGGCCTGGCTGTACATCCACGAGAGCCGGCTCCTGGGGCGGGTCCCCGTGATCCTGCTGGATACGGACTGCGGCTCCAATAGCCCCGAGGACCGCCGGCTTACCCACCATCTGTACGGCGGCGACGAGGCCTACCGCTTCAAGCAGGAGGTGGTGCTGGGCATCGGCGGCATGCGTCTGCTCCAGGCCCTGGGCGTGGAGGTCTTCCAGTACCACATGAACGAGGGCCATTCTGCCCTGCTCGCCTGGGCGCTGCTGCGCCGCTACGCCTACCCGCCCGAGGACGTCCGCCCCGGGGAATCCGCCTACGATTTTCACAGGGTCCGGAGCCTGTGCACCTTCACCACCCACACCCCCGTGGAGGCGGGCCAGGACAAGTTCCCCTATTCCCTGGTGACGGAGTGCCTGGGAGACATGGCGGACCTCCCGGTGCTGCGCAGTCTGGCCGGCGAGGAGGCCCTGAACATGACCCGGCTGGCCCTCAATCTGAGCGAGTACGTCAACGGCGTGGCCAAACGCCATGCGGAGGTCTCCGCGCAGCTGTTCCCGGGCTACCAGGTGCGCGCCATCACCAACGGCGTGCATCCGGATACCTGGGCCTCCGCGCCGTTCCACCGCCTGTACGACCGCCACCTGGTGGGCTGGGCGGTGGAGCCCGAGCTCCTGCGGCGAGCGGCCTACCTCCCCGATGCGGAGGTGCGGACCGCTCACCGGGAGGCCAAGGAGGCACTCATCGAGACGGTGCGGGAGCGCACCGGGACGGCCCTCGACCCGGAAAAGCCCATCCTGGGCTTCGCCCGCCGCATGACCGCCTACAAGCGCCCCGACCTGCTGTTCAAGGACCTGGACCGCCTGCGCGCCATCGCCGCGCAATGGCCCTTCCAGCTGGTGATGGCGGGCAAGGCGCATCCGCAGGACGAGCCCGGCAAGCGCCTGATCCGGCGTATCCACGACCACATGGGGGTGCTGAGCGATGTTCTCCCCATGGCCTTCCTGCCCGACTACGACATGGAGTGCGCCCTCGCCCTGGTATCCGGGGTGGATATCTGGCTGAACACTCCGCTGCGGCCCCTGGAGGCCTCCGGAACCAGCGGCATGAAGGCCGCCTTCAACGGCGTGCCCTCGCTTTCCGTGCTGGACGGCTGGTGGGTGGAGGGCTGGATCGAGGGGGTAACCGGCTGGGCGGTGGGCGACAGTGCCGAATCCGCCAACGGCACGGATGCGGAATCCCTCTACCACAAGCTGTCGGCGGAGGTGCTGCCCTGCTACTACGACAGCCCGGAGCGCTGGACGGGCATCATGAAGAGCACCATCGCCCTCAATGCCAGCTTCTTCAACACCCACCGCATGATGCGGCGCTACGCCACGGAGGCGTATCTGAGCTAGTCCCCGGCCCGCACCCCGAATCGGGCCTCCCCTCGGGCCAGCACAAGCCGGCACCGGTAGAATGCCTGTATCCTTGTTCGGAAACGCTTCACCACGGCGACCCCATCCATGAGCTTCGACCGCTTCCATCCCGCCGTTGCCGACTGGTTCCGGACGGCCTTCGGCGATCCCACGCCCGTCCAGGCGGAGGCCTGGCCCGCGGTGGCCTCCGGCCGGCATGCCCTGATCGCCGCGCCCACCGGCTCCGGCAAGACCCTCGCCGCCTTCCTGGCGGCCCTGGACGATCTGGTCCGGCAGGCCGAGGCCGGTCCCCTGGAGAACGCGGTCCAGGTGGTCTACGTCTCGCCGCTTCGGGCGCTCTCCAACGACATCCGCCTCAACCTGGAGGCGCCGCTGGCGGGAATCGAGGAGCGGCTGAACGCGGCGGGCTCCGCCCCCACCGGTATCCGCACCATGGTGCGCACCGGCGACACGCCCCAGGCGGAGCGCGACGCCATGCGCAAGCGCCCGCCGCACATCCTGGTGACCACGCCCGAGTCGCTGCACATCCTGCTCACCTCCGAGTCCGGGCGGGGCATGCTGGAGACCACCAGGACGGTGATCGTCGACGAGATCCACGCCATGGCCCCCTCCAAGCGCGGCGCCCACCTGGCCCTTTCCCTGGAGCGCCTGGAGGCGCTCGCGGACCGGCCGCTGACCCGGGTGGGCCTGTCCGCCACCCAGAAGCCCATCGTGGAGGTGGCGCGCTTCCTGGTCGGGGCCGGCCACCTGGATGCCGAGGGCAATCCCGACTGCCGCGTCATCGACGCCGGTCACTACCGGCGCGCCGACTTGGCGGTGGAGGTGCCGCAATCGCCGCTGGAGGCGGTGATGGCCAACGAGGTGTGGGAGGAGGTCTACGACCGGATCGCCGACCTGGCCGCCGGGCACCGCACCACCCTGGTGTTCGCCAACACCCGACGCACGGCGGAGCGGGTGGCCCGCCACCTGGGCGAGCGCCTGGGCGAGGAGCAGGTGGCCGCCCACCACGGCAGCCTGTCCCGCGACCGCCGGCTGGCGGCGGAGCGGGCCCTGAAGCACGGCGAGATCCGCCTGCTGGTGGCCACCGCCTCCCTGGAGCTGGGCATCGACATCGGCGAGGTGGACCTGGTGGTGCAGCTCGGCTCCACCCGCACCATCGCCAACTTCCTGCAGCGCGTGGGCCGCTCCGGCCACGCCGTGACGGCCACACCCAAGGGTCGGCTGTTCCCCCTCTCCCGCGACGACCTGGTGGAGTGCATCGCCCTGGTACGGGCCGCCCGCGACGGCGCGCTGGACCGGCTGTGGATCCGGGAGGCGCCCCTGGAGGTGCTGGCCCAGCAGATCACGGCGGAGGTGGCCGCCGAGGGCGAGCTGGCGGAGGCGGAGCTGCTGGCGCGCTTCCGCCGCGCCTACCCGTACCGCGCCCTGTCGGACAAGGCGTTCGCCGACACCGTGCAGATGCTCGCCGATGGCTTCGCCACCGGGCGCGGCCGCAAGGGGGCGCTGATCCACCGCGATTCGGTGAACCGGGTGCTGCGGCCCAGGCGCGGCGCCCGCCTCACGGCGGTGACCTGCGCCGGGACCATCCCCGACCAGGGCGACTTCGACGTGGTGCTGGAGCCCGAGGGCCAGGTGATCGGCTCGGTGAACGAGGACTTCGCCCTGGAGGCCATGAGCGGCGACATCTTCCAGCTCGGCAACCGCAGCTACCGCTTCCTGCGCATCCAGGCGGGCCGCGTGCGCGTGGAGGACGCCAACGGCCTGCCGCCCAGCCTGCCCTTCTGGTTCGGCGAGGCGCCGGGGCGCACTGAGGAGCTGACCGCCTACGTCTCCGACACTCGGCGCGGGGTGGAGGAGCGATTGGGGCTGGCGCCGGATGGGCAGCCCGGAGTGGAGGATGGCGGCGGGGACGCCCTGGAGCCCGCCGTAACCTGGCTCGCCGGGACCGAGGGCGTGACCCGGCCGGCCGCCGAGCAGGCGGTCGCCTACCTGGCCGCGGCCCGCTTCGCCCTGGGCGCGCTGCCCGCACTGGACACGGTGGTGCTGGAGCGCTTCTTCGACGAGTCCGGCGGCATGCAGCTGGTGGTCCACAGCCCCTTCGGCAGCCGGGTGAACAAGGCCTGGGGCCTGGCCCTGCGCAAGCGCTTCTGCCGCAAGTTCAACTTCGAGCTGCAGGCGGCGGCCACCGAGGACACGGTGATCCTGTCCCTGGCCACGGCCCACAGCTTTCCCCTGGAGGAGGCGGCCCGCTACCTGAGCCCGGAGACGGTGCGCGAGGTGCTGGTCCAGGCCCTGCTCGACGCGCCGCTGTTCACCACCCGCTGGCGCTGGAACGCCACCACCGCCCTGGCCATCCGCCGCTTCCGCAACGGCGGCCGCACCCCCCCGCAGCTCCAGCGCATGGAGGCCGAGGACCTGATCAGCGCGGTATTCCCCGACCAGATCGCCTGCTTCGAGAACCTGGCCGGAGACCGCGAGGTGCCCGACCACCCGCTGGTGAACCAGACCATCCACGACTGCCTGCATGAGGCCATGGACATCGAGGGCCTGGAGCGGGTGCTCGCCGCCATGGGCGACGGCGGCATCCGGGTGGTGGCCGCCGACCTCACCGAGCCCTCGCCCCTGTCCCACGAGATCCTCAACGCCCGGCCCTACGCCTTCCTCGACGACGCCCCGGCCGAGGAGCGCCGCACCCGCATGGTGCAGACGCGGCGCTACCTGGACCCGGCCACCGCCGCCGACATCGGCCACCTGGACGCCGACGCCATCGCCCGGGTCCGGGAGGAGGCCTGGCCCGACGTGCGGGACCGCGACGAGCTGCACGACGCCCTGGACCTGCTCGGCGCGGTCACCGCCGAGGAGGGCGGGACCCACGGCTGGGGCGAGGCCTTCCAAGCCCTGCGCGAGGAAGGCCGGGCCTTCCGCGTTACCGTGGGCGACGGGCCCGCCCTGTGGGTGGCGGCGGAGCGGTGGGTAACGGTCCGCGCCGTCCATCCCGAAGCGGTGGCGGAGCCGGTACCCCCGGAAAGCCCGGAAGCGGCCCCCGAGGCCGGGGAGGCCCTGCGCGAGCTGGTGCGGGGCCGCCTCGACGGCCTCGGCCCCACCACCGCCGAGGCCCTGGCCGCCGACCTGCGGGTAACGGTTCCTGCGGTGGAGGGGGCGCTGGCCGCCCTGGAGACGGAGGGTGCCGCCTTCCGCGGCCGCTTCACCCCGGACGCGGGCGGTGAGGAGTGGTGCGAGCGGCGGCTGCTGGCGCGCATTCACCGCTACACCCTCGACCGCCTGCGCCGCGAGATCGAGCCGGTGGAGCCGGCGGACTACACCCGCTTCCTGCTGGAGTGGCACGCCCTGGCCGGGGAGCCGGCCGCGGAGCATCGCGAGGGCCCCGAGGCGCTGCTGGCGGTGATCGAGCAGCTGGAGGGCTTCGAGGCGCCCGCCGCAGCCTGGGAGAGCGAGATCCTGCCGGCCCGGCTGCCCGGCTACGATCCGCAGTGGCTGGACCAGCTCTGCCTGTCCGGGCGGGTGGTGTGGATCCGCCTGACACCGCCCGGGGTGGCGCGCGGGCGCGCGCGGCGCGCCGGCTCCGTGCGCACCGCGCCGGTGGCGCTGGTGCAGCGCAAGAACCTCCCGGACTGGAAGGACCTCGCCGCCTCCGTGCCGGTATCCGAGGACGGCCTGTCGGGCAAGGCGGCCAAGCTGGAGGAATGCCTGCGCGAGCGCGGCGCGCAGTTCTTCGACGAGCTGGCGAGCTGCTCCGGCATGCTGCGCACGGAGGTGGAGGAAGCCCTGGGCGAGCTGGTGGCCTGGGGCCGTGCCTCCAGCGACAGCTTCGCCGGCCTGCGCGCCCTGCTGAAGCCGGCGGAGTCGCGCTCCCGGCGACCCGCCCGGCGCGGCCGGGGGAGGCGCCGCCTGCTCGCCGCCCCGGAGCGGGGGGTGGAGGAGGCCGGGCGGTGGGCACCGGTGGCTCCCGCCGCCACGCCGGACCCGGAGGGCGGCGCCGATCATGACCCCGCTGCCGTGGAGGCGGCCGCCTGGACCCTGCTGGAGCGCTACGGGGTGGTGCTCCGCGCCGTGCTGGCGCGCGAGCCGGACTGGCTGCCGCCCTGGCGCGAGCTGCTGCGCGTGCTGCGGCGTCTGGAGGACCGCGGCGAGGTGCGCGGCGGGCGATTCGTGGCGGGCTTCTGGGGCGAGCAGTTCGCCCTGCCGGAGGCGGTGGGCGCCCTGCGCAAGGTGCGCAAGCGGGGCAAGGAAGACCACGCGGTCACCGTCGCGGCCACCGACCCCCTCAATCTGGTGGGCATCCTAACCCCGGGGGAGCGGGTCACCGCCCGCACCGGGGAGCGCCTGCGCTACCGGGACGGCGTGCCCGAGGACCGGAGCGCTTCCCGGTCCCCCGCCCCTTGACGGGCCCCGAGGGCCCGCCGGCCGTTGCACCCGAGCCCGCGGCCATTACGGTGTCCGGAGGCTGTCTCCCGGCCCGACGGGTTTCTTGACATACCATTAACAGTACAATAGGGCCGCCTGTTATCCATTGGACAATGTCCGAGCGGCGGACTCGTTCCTTTCACGAACCGGGAGCTGGCGAATGAAAGCCGGGGTGATCCGGATCCAGCTTTTGGGGGCACTGGAAGCGCGCGGTCCGGGCGAAGCATGGATCGCCCCGCGCGGCACCGCCGTGCGCGCGCTGCTCGCCTACCTCCTCGCAGGACCGGAGGAGCGGCCCACGCGCGAGCGCCTGAGCCTGCTCCTTTGGCCCGACGCGGAGCCGGACGCGGTCCTGGGAAGACTGCGCCAGGTGCTCATCAAGCTGGAGGGGCAGCTGTCCGACTTGCTCCCGGGCCGCTACCTCCTGCGCGACCGCAACAGCGTGGGCATCGACCCCGCTGCGCCACTGGAGACCGACTGGGGCGAGCTGCAGCGGCTGCTGAACCAGGGGGCGCCCCGCAGGGCGGTCGGGCTGGTGGGCGGCCAGGCGCTCGCGGATACGGCCCCGACCTCCCCGGAGCTGGAGGAATGGATGGAGGCCTTCCGGTGCCGGGCCCAGGTGGCCCAGCTGGCGATCCTGGAGGACGCCGCCAGCGCGGCTCTGAAGGCCGGAGCCCCCGCGGAGGCTCGCCGCCATGCCGACCACATGCTCACCCTGGAGCCGTGGCACGAGCAGGGGCACCGGCTCATGATGGAGGCGCTCACCGCCCTCGGCGCCCCCGGGGCGGCCATGGCGCAGTTCGAAAGCTGCCGCGCCGTCCTCCGCAAGGCGCTGGATTCGGAGCCCGAGGAGGCCACCTGCGCCGCCGCCGAGGCCGTCCGCCAAGCCGCGCAGCACCCGGTTACGACCCTGCCCGCCCCGTACGCCCAGGACCCCCGGTCCTGGCTCCATCCGCTGCCGCGCAAGAAGCTGGAGCACCTTTTCCGGGTCCTCGACGAGGACGGGGACGGTTTCCTGGAGGAGACGGATTTCCTGCGCAAGGTGGAACGGCTCCGGGAGCCCTTCCGGGTGGGGCGGGGCTCGGCGACCCTGGAAACGGCGCGCGGCTATCTGCAGGGCTGGTGGCAGCTCATGGCGCCCTGGGCGGGCGGCGACCATTCCGCGGGCGGCCTTAGCCTCTCCGATTGGCTGCGGTTCTGGTGGAGCCAGCAGCAGATCGCCGGCGAAGTGCTGGAGGATCTGCCCGGGGCCTATTCCTCCCATGACCGGCTCACCACCGAGCTCCTCTTCCGCATCACCGACCGCTCCAGCCAGGGCCATCTCACCGAGCGCGACTTCGCGCTCTGGCTGACGAGCTGGACGCCCCACCTGGATGTGGACGCGCCCCGCGCCTACCGCCACCTCACCGCCGGAAACGGCCTCCTGGACGTGAACGCGGTGGTCCGCGCCACCTACGAGTTCAAGTTCGGCACCATGCCCGGCACGGCCGGCGACGCCCTCTTCGGCCTGCTGCCGTAACCGATTGCTCAGCCCCGGTGCGGCAGGGATATGCCGGTGAGCTTCTTGTACAGGGAGACGGCGTAGCCGTCGGTCATGCCGGAGACGAAGTCGGTGAGGTTCAGCAGCAGCATGTAGGGATCGGTAAGCCGCTGGCCGCTGACCGGGTCATAGAGGAACTGGTCCGGCACCAGCTGCGCCACGGTGCGGCTGTGGGCGGAGGCATCCTCGCGCAGCCGCCCGGCGCGCTCGGCCTCGGCGGTCTCCCGCACGGGATGGTAGAAGGTCTCCAGCAGGCCGCCGAGCACCCCGAAGCCGGCGGCGTCGATCTCCAGCACCCCCTTGGCGTTGTAGATGCGGTCGAAGGAGGTCCGCTTGATCTCCGCCATGGCGTCGGCGGAGGGGATGAGCTCCTTGAGCTCGCGGTCGAAGGCGCCCGCCAGGATCTCCGCTTCCCGCTCCAGGAAGACT
This is a stretch of genomic DNA from Thiohalorhabdus sp. Cl-TMA. It encodes these proteins:
- the dsbG gene encoding thiol:disulfide interchange protein DsbG, whose product is MPRRFRYARGPAVIGRAALLLLAGALVSPAAAEPPGDLPPAVQALKDQGLHIVNRFDAPGNLTGYAARAGGREVILYATPDGQQVLAGTMLGADGSNLTQKHLDAHMPKPDFGAAWGKLEEASWVAAGAEDPERVVYVFTDPNCPYCHALWKATVPYYEEGLQVRYLPVAVLRSSSLGKSAAILRAEDSAAAIRRHEQAFDQGGIEPLESTDGPAAEKVRANTELMQELGVQGTPTTFYKTEAGAVKTANGMPSLDRLAEIYRLPKQDTGDPALSRFR
- a CDS encoding prolipoprotein diacylglyceryl transferase family protein, whose amino-acid sequence is MNAVSLGPFTLAHARLFALLGLAAVLLVSALLRRRDPGLGDWGMQAILVGGVAARLGYVLTHLEAYAAEPWSVLFFWQGGFALPWGVFAAALFALWRFRGTRERQVRAQIPLAAGLALWLLLTAAQDWMDAGSAPELPPEPLPTLAGGSRPLGGADGGPVVVNLWASWCPPCRREMPRLADAARAREEVAFAFVNQGEARRKVADFIGRFELAPRAVFLDHERRLAAHFGAAGLPATLFYNGRGKLVASHVGEISRAALQDQLDRITAP
- a CDS encoding acyloxyacyl hydrolase, which translates into the protein MRRIRTGSGWSGLRALAVLIVGGSLAAPAAAAERWIGLEVGTSDTSRVDPRAVDARRFNLSGRWSLPRARFGQWALVPYGELTVGAIRTWNAGEGQNLALNETGVRLLFQLHYLPWGRLFLEAGSGPMYLSDTRIGDLDLGSKLQFRSHAGLGVRLGSTKRWEVVYWYSHTSNANLSSPNPGINFHTVRLGFRY
- a CDS encoding SDR family oxidoreductase, which encodes MSESQLDQRTILITGGSRGIGYHTAARALEAGARVLIGAKHPESLEQARAELHGHGELAAKAVDVSDYASMGAFIEEGLNRFERVDALVNDAGVAWSGSFAEMPREAIDAAVDVNVRGVLYGCRLALPHLMESGGTIVNLSSGAGRTGIPGLAAYSASKFAVCGLTEALAAEAGDFGVDVYAVCPGRVATEMQERVSGKRQGLPPERVAEAILSLLGPRPPIRPGECLEPR
- a CDS encoding CHAD domain-containing protein; translation: MAYMLTTPDQTGTELLRVLRDEVRGAVADLRDGGHTPEDIHSARKHLKKARSVLRLARGPLGKRRRPANEVLRDAGRTLSPLRDQDAMLEALDKAAPALGPEAAHALWEELVRRKDAARSGHDPATVPAVAERLEALEDEMADWVLPGRGFEPLAEGLEISYGRGRDLWKRMREDPGPGLLHEWRKRVKDHWYHLRLVVDAWPEGLAAREAALDHLSDLLGDDHDLAVLRDSLREGPALPETMGSPEAVDHLLAGRQRELQREALALGRRVYAEKPKAFRKRAGRYWAAWLAEAEAEADERLTD
- the glgP gene encoding alpha-glucan family phosphorylase, yielding MAEGSADRRAFFNQPHVAYFSMEIALANGIPTYSGGLGILAGDTIRTAADMALPLVAVTLVSRRGYFRQELSPEGEQIEHPDPWAPEERLRKLRAMVAVPMNGRDVWVQAWLYIHESRLLGRVPVILLDTDCGSNSPEDRRLTHHLYGGDEAYRFKQEVVLGIGGMRLLQALGVEVFQYHMNEGHSALLAWALLRRYAYPPEDVRPGESAYDFHRVRSLCTFTTHTPVEAGQDKFPYSLVTECLGDMADLPVLRSLAGEEALNMTRLALNLSEYVNGVAKRHAEVSAQLFPGYQVRAITNGVHPDTWASAPFHRLYDRHLVGWAVEPELLRRAAYLPDAEVRTAHREAKEALIETVRERTGTALDPEKPILGFARRMTAYKRPDLLFKDLDRLRAIAAQWPFQLVMAGKAHPQDEPGKRLIRRIHDHMGVLSDVLPMAFLPDYDMECALALVSGVDIWLNTPLRPLEASGTSGMKAAFNGVPSLSVLDGWWVEGWIEGVTGWAVGDSAESANGTDAESLYHKLSAEVLPCYYDSPERWTGIMKSTIALNASFFNTHRMMRRYATEAYLS